One window of Thermocoleostomius sinensis A174 genomic DNA carries:
- a CDS encoding ABC transporter ATP-binding protein → MLKINGLQKSYGSRSVLQGLSLQIPPGEIYGLLGPNGAGKTTTINILCNLLKADGGTIEINGWPVSEATKRWIGVAPQENLIYRSLTCAENLDFFARIYGLSKIDRQERVQRCLSDVGLSDRAHSPAETLSGGMQRRLSMAIALIHQPKLVVLDEPTTGLDIEARYEIWDLIRQLQHQGMTVLLTTHLLDEAERLCKRIGILKQGQIAAEGTLADLRQQIAAAEILTMQTPAPQQAIDRARSLGLPHRYYGSDLAFWLPEVLEFKDIIAYFDGIPLDSIARQPVRLEHIYVEVTQGDRFR, encoded by the coding sequence GTGCTGAAGATTAATGGACTGCAAAAATCCTATGGGTCGCGATCGGTGCTGCAAGGGCTGAGTTTGCAGATTCCGCCCGGTGAAATCTATGGGCTATTGGGGCCGAACGGAGCGGGAAAAACCACAACGATCAACATTTTGTGCAATCTCCTGAAAGCTGATGGTGGCACGATCGAAATTAACGGTTGGCCGGTTTCGGAAGCAACGAAACGCTGGATTGGGGTGGCTCCGCAAGAAAATCTCATCTACCGCAGCCTCACCTGTGCTGAAAATCTGGATTTTTTTGCTCGTATTTACGGACTCTCGAAGATCGATCGGCAGGAACGGGTGCAGCGGTGTTTGAGCGATGTGGGATTGTCCGATCGGGCCCACAGCCCAGCAGAAACGCTCAGCGGGGGAATGCAGCGACGATTGAGTATGGCCATTGCCCTGATTCATCAACCCAAACTTGTGGTGTTGGATGAACCTACTACTGGATTAGATATTGAAGCCCGTTACGAAATTTGGGACTTGATTCGTCAACTCCAACACCAGGGCATGACGGTGCTGTTAACTACGCATTTACTCGACGAGGCAGAGCGGCTGTGTAAACGGATTGGCATTTTGAAACAAGGACAGATTGCGGCTGAAGGAACGTTGGCAGACCTGCGACAGCAAATTGCAGCGGCCGAAATTCTGACGATGCAAACGCCAGCGCCTCAACAGGCGATCGATCGGGCCCGGTCTCTTGGTCTTCCGCATCGCTACTACGGTAGTGATTTAGCGTTTTGGCTTCCAGAGGTGCTGGAGTTTAAAGATATCATTGCCTACTTTGACGGTATTCCGCTAGATTCCATTGCGCGGCAACCTGTGCGTCTAGAACATATCTATGTGGAGGTAACGCAGGGCGATCGGTTTAGATAA
- a CDS encoding ABC transporter permease, which translates to MKYWRETLAVARRILIELGRRRRSLIFWGIFPVLILLLNGLILAERANLDTATAFEQATPATLVGAALFFSCLGGSVSTVVSEREQHTLKRLFISPLSGVSYFLGIFLAHSAIGLGQTLLVGTIAVGQGAEFSGWWLSGLIILLSILAYVGVGFILGTQFARRTEDVNALVAAFGVPLLILGGAFLPASLFPDNLLQLAQFNPIYHMNEALLGVAANGEALADVAEHFWFLVGFAGFMVAGGWWSYYRMLQVERRL; encoded by the coding sequence ATGAAATATTGGCGTGAAACGTTGGCGGTTGCCCGGCGCATTCTAATCGAGTTGGGACGCCGTCGCCGCAGCCTGATCTTTTGGGGCATTTTTCCGGTGCTGATATTGCTGCTGAATGGGCTGATTCTGGCCGAGCGAGCTAATTTAGACACGGCAACTGCGTTTGAGCAAGCAACTCCGGCAACATTAGTGGGTGCTGCGTTATTCTTCAGTTGTTTGGGTGGTAGCGTGTCCACTGTCGTTTCTGAACGGGAACAGCATACTCTCAAGCGGTTATTTATTTCACCGTTAAGTGGGGTGTCGTACTTTTTGGGGATTTTTTTGGCGCACAGTGCAATTGGGTTGGGGCAAACGCTGCTGGTGGGCACGATCGCTGTTGGGCAAGGAGCCGAGTTCTCTGGTTGGTGGCTGAGTGGACTGATTATTTTGCTCAGCATTCTGGCCTATGTGGGGGTTGGCTTCATTTTAGGAACGCAATTTGCGCGGCGCACTGAAGATGTGAATGCACTGGTGGCGGCGTTTGGCGTACCGTTGCTGATTCTGGGAGGGGCGTTTTTGCCAGCGTCACTGTTTCCTGATAATTTGCTGCAACTGGCACAATTCAACCCCATTTATCACATGAATGAGGCTTTATTGGGAGTGGCAGCAAATGGGGAAGCCTTGGCAGATGTTGCCGAGCATTTTTGGTTTTTAGTGGGGTTTGCGGGGTTCATGGTGGCTGGTGGCTGGTGGTCTTACTATCGGATGCTGCAAGTGGAAAGGAGATTGTAA